Proteins from a genomic interval of Trichoderma breve strain T069 chromosome 2, whole genome shotgun sequence:
- a CDS encoding roadblock/LC7 domain-containing protein — protein sequence MSENPTTNGHDALEEKLGRLARKPGIKASLVLDRATGAILKTSGQIDALQTAKSRNASTAASFSNDAPAAEEGEAQGVEEFAEMIWNFVNSSGQLVGDIDTEDELKLLRLRTKKQEIVIVPDQKYLLTVIHDTQPA from the exons ATGTCGGAGAACCCTACG ACAAACGGGCACGACGCCCTTGAGGAGAAGCTTGGTCGCCTGGCTAGGAAACCCGGCATCAAAGCCAGCCTCGTCTTGGACCGAGCAACCGGCGCAATCCTCAAGACGAGCGGCCAGATCGACGCGCTCCAGACGGCGAAATCGCGAAACGCGTCGACGGCGGCCTCATTCTCCAACGACGCTCCCGCAGCggaggagggcgaggcgcAGGGCGTCGAAGAGTTTGCGGAAATGATCTGGAACTTTGTCAACAGCTCTGGGCAGCTGGTAGGGGACATTGACACAGAG GACGAATTGAAATTACTGCGACTGCgaacaaagaagcaagagattGTCATAGTGCCGGACCAGAAGTACCTACTGACGGTCATCCACGATACTCAGCCGGCCTGA
- a CDS encoding rix1 complex component involved in 60S ribosome maturation domain-containing protein, with amino-acid sequence MGSSAKKKAEKKKDFQKPKYKVGKAKPKASNFTDTSFRSKAIVMNQQSLSTVAPDVVQQFKHNLSLASSSRNDKQRRDALAYLTSQLSSHPPVNPVGTNILLSKLLPLISDSSTPVRSQLLKLLRVLPEDEAKHSTEQAIMFIRAGMTHLSADISGDSLGVMEWLLDVAEDELVTIPGGWVKTLSTFCVTMGWSLASAAPGWTSAARTGLRAKDAQTLARQISILSRFLQAGLKSETAAAPGPDEYWDNLYRLPRSSNTFEYLNLLGSRRDEEGEMYPNREARQQVFYRRFFDPVTKGIEKVKKEGGAAGRAAVGLDQVLKSGMGDYAAAAGMDAQDLLNLW; translated from the exons ATGGGTTCCAGCGCCAAAaagaaggcggagaagaagaaggattttCAG AAACCCAAGTATAAGGTGGGAAAGGCTAAGCCAAAGGCCTCAAATTTCACAGACACAAGCTTCAGATCCAAAG CAATTGTTATGAACCAGCAGTCACTATCAACTGTTGCCCCAGATGTCGTTCAGCAATTCAAGCACAACCTCTCTCTAGCTTCCTCCTCACGGAATGATAAACAGCGCCGTGACGCCTTGGCATACCTCACCAGCCAGCTCTCCTCACATCCTCCAGTCAATCCCGTTGGGACAAACATCCTCCTCTCTAAACTCCTTCCTCTTATCTCAGATAGCTCAACGCCCGTTAGGAGTCAACTATTAAAGCTACTCCGAGTACTCCCCGAGGATGAAGCAAAACACAGCACTGAACAGGCCATCATGTTCATCCGAGCAGGCATGACACATCTATCAGCTGATATTAGCGGTGACTCTCTTGGAGTGATGGAGTGGCTTCTCGACGTGGCCGAGGATGAGCTTGTCACTATTCCAGGTGGATGGGTCAAGACTCTGAGTACTTTTTGCGTCACAATGGGCTGGTCCCTGGCTTCAGCCGCTCCAGGCTGGACATCAGCTGCTCGGACTGGACTTCGAGCCAAGGATGCCCAGACACTCGCACGCCAGATATCAATATTGTCCAGATTCCTCCAAGCTGGGCTCAAATCAGAGACTGCCGCCGCTCCCGGTCCTGATGAATACTGGGACAACCTCTACAGGCTACCCCGTTCCTCAAACACTTTCGAGTATCTGAACTTGCTTGGGTCAAGACGAGacgaggagggagagatgtATCCGAACCGAGAGGCAAGGCAGCAAGTATTTTATCGGCGGTTCTTCGATCCCGTAACAAAGGGAATCGAAAAAGTGAAGAAGGAAGGCGGAGCGGCAGGGAGAGCGGCCGTTGGACTCGATCAGGTGCTGAAGAGTGGAATGGGAGATtatgctgccgctgctggaatGGATGCTCAAGATTTGTTGAACCTGTGGTAA
- a CDS encoding DEAD/DEAH box helicase domain-containing protein has translation MAIPENAQVAEGEDQAAAAGWVERTAFDYTAMAQAQAGSTWDGNARIYQWSDEYGDVGPAFEELEVELFGSAEDRNKHIGGGLDFSAIESIDVVQEGPERIEYIKAFADAGIHPVMMKNVELSGYQVPTPIQKFTIPAILQGYDVIGVAQTGSGKTAAYLIPILSKLMGKAKKLGAARPNPLTFQEGIDNVIAEPLVVVVVPTRELAVQIFNEARKLCYRSMLRPCVVYGGTPIREQLSLLSRGCDILIGTPGRLKDFIGRPDRLTLRRVKYMVIDEADEMLQQDWEEELRAILSGGEQDEGNVKYGLFSATFPRAARALAKEYLSASHIVIETGREKKNELLLNLLEEMNSVRTIIFVNSRQAADTLDDFLYNMKLPVTSIHSDRTQVEREAAMRAFRSGQAPILVATGVTARGIDVRNVMHVINYDLPSMDHGGIEEYTHRIGRTGRIGHRGVATSFFTDRDEAIASVLTRTLLETNQDIPDFLQSYIPDNYANGIKVKFETESDFDPNDVAGAGDAQGGGWGGDETANPGSGAGGWGASGDSGDAADSGGGWGTGGDVAGGDSGGIWGADAAPTKAW, from the exons ATGGCCATCCCTGAAAACGCACAAGTcgccgagggcgaggaccaggccgccgctgctggctggGTCGAGCGCACTGCCTTTGACTACACTGCCATGGCTCAGGCCCAAGCTGGCTCTACCTGGGACGGCAATGCTCGTATTTATCAGTGGAGCGATGAATACGGAGATGTCGGTCCAGCTTTTGAGGAGCTTGAAGTTGAGCTTTTTGGCTCCGCTGAGGATCGCAACAAGCACATTGGTGGCGGTCTCGATTTTTCTGC GATCGAGAGCATCGATGTCGTTCAGGAAGGCCCTGAGCGAATTGAGTACATCAAGGCGTTTGCTGATGCCGGGATTCATCCtgtcatgatgaagaatGTGGAACTTTCAGGATATCAAGTGCCAACTCCCATCCAAAAGTTCACTATCCCAGCCATCTTGCAAGGCTACGATGTCATCGGCGTTGCTCAAACAG GCTCTGGAAAGACTGCTGCCTACCTGATTCCCATTTTGAGCAAGCTCATGGGAAAGGCGAAGAAACTGGGCGCCGCTCGTCCCAATCCCCTCACCTTTCAGGAGGGCATTGACAATGTGATTGCGGAGCCACTTGTGGTCGTCGTCGTTCCAACTCGTGAGCTGGCGGTGCAGATTTTCAATGAAGCCAGAAAGCTCTGTTATCGCTCTATGCTGCGACCTTGTGTCGTGTACGGCGGAACCCCAATCCGTGAGCAACTGAGTCTCCTCTCCCGAGGCTGTGACATCCTCATCGGAACTCCTGGCCGCCTCAAAGACTTCATCGGACGCCCTGACAGACTGACTCTCCGCCGAGTCAAGTACATGGTcattgatgaagctgatgagatGCTCCAACAGGActgggaggaagagctcCGAGCAATTCTCTCTGGTGGAG AACAAGATGAAGGGAATGTCAAGTATGGTCTTTTTTCGGCCACCTTCCCTCGCGCGGCTCGAGCCCTCGCCAAGGAATATCTGTCCGCTTCTCAT ATTGTTATTGAGACTGgccgagagaagaagaatgagcttcttctcaacctTCTTGAGGAGATGAATAGTGTGCGCACTATCATCTTTGTCAACAGCCGCCAAGCTGCCGATACGCTGGACGACTTCTTGTACAATATGAAGCTTCCGGTCACCTCTATTCATAGTGACCGCACCcaggtggagagagaggcggccaTGCGAGCTTTTCGCAGTGGCCAAGCCCCTATTCTCGTTGCCACTGGAGTTACGGCTCGCGGTATTGATGTGCGCAATGTCATGCACGTCATCAATTACGATCTGCCCTCGATGGATCATGGTGGAATCGAAGAGTACACTCATCGCATTG GTCGTACCGGTCGCATCGGTCACCGGGGAGTGGCGACTTCATTCTTTACCGATCGTGACGAGGCAATCGCGAGCGTTCTTACCAGAACCTTGCTGGAGACTAACCAGGATATTCCCGACTTCCTGCAGTCCTACATTCCGGACAATTATGCCAACGGCATCAAGGTGAAGTTTGAAACGGAGTCAGACTTCGACCCCAATGatgttgctggtgctggagaCGCCCAGGGAGGAGGCTGGGGAGGCGACGAGACAGCCAACCCGGGCTCTGGTGCAGGAGGCTGGGGCGCCTCTGGAGATTCCGGTGATGCTGCAGACTCTGGCGGTGGCTGGGGTActggtggtgatgtcgcCGGAGGTGATTCTGGCGGCATCTGGGGCGCAGACGCAGCTCCCACCAAGGCATGGTGA
- a CDS encoding aldehyde dehydrogenase family domain-containing protein: MERFVEQLASLVAALSSRLGTQLDVSPAALQAAFALLATVICGLIIRSASAVAIAATASRPRHYIVPPPKLPEKDSRVAQTSIKVSGSSAIQCYAPATGQFLGNIEPTTADGIDRAVASAAEAQKVWATTTFEQRKAVLRSLMKYVMDNAEQICRIAGLDSGKTMVDAQLGEILVTVEKIQWTLKHGEKALQPSPRPTNLLMSYKRNTVHYEPLGVVAALVSWNYPFHNLMGPIISALFAGDAILVKVSEQTAWSSSYFLDIARGALIAHGHDPQLVQTVVCWPETAGHLTSHPGISHITFIGSQTVAHHVAASAAKSLTPVVAELGGKDPFIVLESAGGRKDGDLPRIVDVILRGTFQAAGQNCIGIERVISSGPVYDRLVQLLEPRVKAIRLGPDADMGAMISDASFARLEALIAEAVSQGARLLAGGKRFSHSEYPQGHYFQPTLLVDVTPSMRIAQNECFAPVLTMLRAKSSSAEDMLAVANAPNFGLGASVHGSERDPALQPIVRGLKAGMVAVNDFAAYYAVQLPFGGVAGSGYGRFAGEEGLRGLCNTKAVCEDRFGGLGIKTAIPPPVQYPVANQDRSWRFTQGVVEVGYGSAATKVAGVTKILKNM; this comes from the exons ATGGAGCGTTTCGTGGAGCAGCTCGCGTCGCTTGTGGCGGCCTTGAGCAGTCGCTTGGGCACCCAGCTTGACGTTTC TCCGGCAGCCCTTCAAGCCGCCTTTGCGCTCCTCGCAACCGTCATATGCGGCCTCATCATCCGCTCCGCCAGCGCCGTCGCCATAGCTGCCACAGCATCCCGTCCACGCCATTACATCGTGCCGCCGCCGAAACTGCCCGAGAAAGACAGCAGAGTCGCCCAGACGAGCATCAAAGTCTCTGGAAGCTCGGCGATTCAATGCTACGCGCCCGCCACGGGCCAATTCCTCGGCAATATCGAGCCCACGACCGCAGACGGCATCGATCGAGCCGTTGCTTCGGCCGCGGAGGCGCAAAAGGTCTGGGCTACGACGACGTTTGAGCAGAGAAAGGCGGTGCTGCGGTCGCTCATGAAGTATGTCATGGATAATGCTGAGCAGATCTGCCGTATTGCCGGCTTGGACAGCGGCAAGACCATGGTGGACGCTCAGCTGGGCGAGATCCTGGTGACGGTGGAGAAGATCCAGTGGACGCTCAAGCACGGCGAAAAGGCCCTACAACCCTCGCCCAGGCCGACGAACTTGCTCATGTCGTACAAGCGCAACACGGTGCACTACGAGCCGCTGGGCGTTGTTGCTGCGCTCGTCAGCTGGAACTACCCCTTCCACAACCTCATGGGCCCCATCATCAGCGCGCTCTTCGCCGGCGACGCCATCCTCGTCAAGGTTTCTGAGCAGACGGCCTGGTCTAGCAGCTACTTTCTCGACATTGCCCGCGGCGCCCTCATCGCTCACGGACACGATCCACAACTTGTCCAGACGGTCGTTTGCTGGCCCGAGACGGCCGGCCACTTGACGTCTCACCCCGGAATCAGTCACATCACCTTCATCGGTTCCCAGACCGTCGCCCACCATGTCGCAGCCAGCGCCGCCAAGAGCCTCACGCCCGTCGTCGCCGAGCTCGGCGGCAAGGACcccttcatcgtcctcgagTCCGCCGGCGGCAGGAAAGACGGCGACCTGCCTCGCATCGTCGACGTCATCCTCAGGGGCACATTCCAGGCCGCCGGCCAGAACTGCATCGGCATCGAGCGCGTCATCTCCTCCGGCCCCGTCTACGACCGCCTCGTCCAGCTGCTCGAGCCCCGCGTAAAGGCCATCCGCCTCGGCCCCGACGCCGACATGGGCGCCATGATCTCCGACGCCTCCTTTGCCCGCCTCGAGGCCCTCATCGCCGAGGCCGTCTCCCAGGGCGCCCGCCTCCTCGCCGGCGGCAAACGCTTCTCCCACTCGGAGTACCCACAGGGCCACTACTTCCAGCCTACCCTCCTCGTCGACGTCACCCCCTCCATGCGCATCGCCCAGAACGAGTGCTTCGCCCCGGTCCTCACCATGCTCCGCGCAAAATCCTCCTCCGCAGAAGACATGCTCGCCGTCGCAAACGCCCCCAACTTCGGCCTCGGCGCCTCCGTCCACGGCTCCGAGCGCGACCCCGCCCTCCAGCCCATCGTCCGCGGCCTGAAAGCAGGCATGGTCGCCGTCAACGACTTCGCCGCCTACTACGCCGTCCAGCTCCCCTTTGGCGGCGTCGCCGGCTCTGGCTACGGCCGCTTTGCCGGCGAGGAAGGGCTCCGCGGCCTCTGCAACACAAAGGCCGTCTGCGAGGACCGCTTCGGCGGGCTGGGCATCAAGACGGCCATTCCCCCTCCTGTCCAGTATCCCGTTGCCAACCAGGACCGCTCTTGGCGCTTTACCCAGGGCGTTGTCGAGGTAGGATACGGCTCGGCGGCGACCAAGGTTGCTGGCGTGACCAAGATTTTGAAGAACATGTAA
- a CDS encoding cation transport ATPase (P-type) domain-containing protein, with the protein MTTTIPPPPPPPPDESTNPTSPKSKLSQTQRARWATRKMTVKSSANKRSSLLNRMHNRTQSSASEKRRSGAPPPGQNPDGDDGQDDENPKQNGDAAGSDDGSEDDQDNRYLFFNLPLPDELLEEGHPITEYPRNKIRTAKYTPLSFVPKNIWFQFHNIANIFFLFLIILGFFSIFGSVNPGLNAVPLIVIVCLTAIKDAIEDYRRTVLDNELNNAPVHRLHGWTNVNVEEDNVSAWRKFKKANSAFFGRIWRAIQSTWSKKARAERQRRKMPVVEDEPRASIETVRTRRATRDSISSPFERRESIVSNSDDIQMTPVTSPKPNAIHFQLPEQGEDAKRANAISTMKSDLINYDCQTQGARFGKDTWKNIVVGDFVRIYKDDELPADVIILATSDPDGACYVETKNLDGETNLKVRQALRCGRGIRHARDCERAQFRIESEGPHPNLYKYNGAIRWQQKVPGYLDDEPEEMTEAITIDNLMLRGCNLRNTEWILGVVVFTGHDTKIMMNAGVTPSKRARIAREMNWTVICNFIILSIMCLLAAIVSGVSWAKSDASQHFFDFGSIGGSSGVTGFITFWAAIIVFQNLVPISLYITLEIVRTLQAIFIFNDVEMYYEPIDQPCIPKSWNISDDVGQIEYVFSDKTGTLTQNVMEFKKATINGQPYGEAWTEAQAGMQKRLGVDIEKESERILAEIAEAKVQALIGLRKIYENPYLHDDAVTFIAPDFVADLAGHHGTEQQQANENFMLALALCHTVMAERTPGDPPSMIFKAQSPDEEALVATARDMGFVVLGNNSDGINLDVMGEERHYPLLNTIEFNSTRKRMSTIIRMPDGKIMLFCKGADSVIYARLKRGEQKELRQVTAEHLEMFAREGLRTLCIAQKELTEQEYRTWKKEHDIAAAALENREEKLEAVAELIEQDLMLLGGTAIEDRLQDGVPDTIQLLGEAGIKLWVLTGDKVETAINIGFSCNLLNNDMELIRIQVDEEAAEGEGAEDIFISHIEKQLDEGLKSFGLTGGEEDLAAAKKSHEPPAPTHGLVIDGFSLRWALDDRLKQKMLLLCKQCRSVLCCRVSPAQKAAVVSMVKNGLDVMTLSIGDGANDVAMIQEADVGVGIAGVEGRQASMSSDYAIAQFRFLQRLVLVHGRWSYRRLAECIPNFFYKNMVWTFSIFWFSIYTNFDMTYLFEYTYVLMFNLFFTSIPVAIMGILDQDVSDSVSLAVPQLYRRGIERLEWTQKKFWLYMLDGIYQSVMVFYIPYLLFMPARPVTMNGLGLEDRYRFGAYIAHPAVLTINAYILMNTYRWDWLMLLIVALSDIFIFFWTGIYTSFTSSDQFYGAAKEIYGEATFWAVFVLVPVICLFPRFAIKSLQKVFFPYDVDIIREQERLGAFAHLKTESTTVEAVSDEKSQKSKSSSSSRRAAKHAQYESVDEDLRPIYPPSTVTRTTTQNYHSQTGSDSTNYTGNRFSLEVPAQQTRPSMDRARPSYEASSDFTSAARLSRIESSRSHAASGLTSRLRGLSLTKSNNV; encoded by the exons ATGACGACCACGattccaccaccgccgccgccgcctcccgaTGAGAGCACCAATCCCACTTCACCCAAGTCAAAGCTCTCACAGACCCAGAGGGCGAGATGGGCCACTCGTAAGATGACGGTCAAGAGCAGCGCGAACAAACGCTCGTCGCTGCTGAACCGCATGCATAATCGGACGCAGTCCAGTGCCAGTGAGAAGCGCCGCAGTGGCGCTCCTCCACCGGGCCAGAACCcagatggtgatgatggccaggatGATGAGAACCCTAAGCAAAATGGTGACGCTGCTGGCTCTGATGACGGCTCTGAGGATGACCAGGACAACCGTTATCTGTTTTTCAACCTGCCACTCCCCGATGAGCTTCTGGAAGAAGGCCACCCCATCACCGAGTATCCGCGAAACAAGATCCGAACCGCCAAGTACACCCCGTTGTCGTTTGTTCCAAAGAACATTTGGTTTCAATTCCACAATATtgccaacatcttcttcttgtttctgatCATCTTGGGC ttcttctccatcttcggtAGCGTTAATCCCGGATTGAACGCTGTTCCCCTGATTGTCATCGTCTGTCTTACTGCCATCAAAGACGCCATTGAAGATTACCGACGAACCGTTCTCGACAACGAGCTAAACAATGCACCCGTTCATCGACTTCACGGCTGGACCAACGTTaatgttgaagaagacaatgtCTCAGCTTGGAGAAAGTTCAAGAAAGCCAATTCTGCCTTCTTCGGGCGTATATGGCGCGCCATTCAGAGCACGTGGTCTAAGAAAGCTCGTGCTGAACGCCAGAGACGCAAAATGCCTGTTGTTGAAGACGAGCCTCGAGCTTCGATTGAAACTGTCCGGACCAGGCGGGCCACGCGCGATTCCATCTCGTCGCCATTTGAACGCCGCGAGTCCATTGTCTCCAACTCCGACGATATCCAGATGACCCCCGTAACTTCGCCCAAGCCCAACGCCATTCACTTCCAGCTTCCCGAGCAGGGCGAAGACGCCAAACGAGCCAACGCCATTTCCACCATGAAATCGGATCTCATCAACTACGATTGTCAAACTCAGGGCGCCCGCTTTGGAAAGGATACTTGGAAGAACATTGTGGTTGGTGATTTCGTGCGTATCTATAAGGACGATGAGCTTCCTGCCGATGTCATCATTCTGGCCACTTCGGATCCCGACGGCGCTTGCTACGTTGAAACGAAAAACTTGGACGGCGAAACAAATCTCAAGGTCCGACAGGCTCTTCGCTGTGGACGTGGCATCCGACATGCCCGAGACTGTGAGCGTGCTCAGTTCCGCATTGAAAGCGAGGGTCCGCATCCCAACCTGTACAAGTACAACGGTGCCATTCGGTGGCAGCAAAAGGTTCCCGGCTACCTGGATGACGAACCCGAGGAAATGACTGAGGCAATTACTATCGATAACCTGATGCTGCGAGGATGCAACCTCCGAAACACTGAATGGATTTTgggcgtcgtcgtcttcaccGGACACGACACCAAGATCATGATGAACGCCGGTGTCACCCCCAGCAAGCGTGCCCGCATCGCCCGAGAAATGAACTGGACCGTTATTTGCAACTTCAttatcctctccatcatgtGTTTGCTCGCGGCCATTGTCAGCGGCGTGTCTTGGGCCAAGAGTGATGCTTCCCAGCACTTTTTCGATTTCGGTTCTATCGGCGGAAGCTCTGGCGTTACTGGTTTCATCACCTTTTGGGCGGCCATTATCGTCTTCCAGAACTTGGTTCCCATTTCCCTCTACATCACGCTTGAAATCGTGCGAACCCTgcaggccatcttcatcttcaacgacGTGGAAATGTATTACGAGCCGATCGACCAGCCCTGTATTCCCAAATCCTGGAACATCTCCGACGACGTTGGCCAGATTGAGTACGTCTTCTCGGACAAGACCGGCACGCTCACCCAAAACGTCATGGAGTTCAAGAAGGCTACCATCAACGGACAGCCATATGGTGAAGCCTGGACTGAGGCTCAGGCTGGTATGCAGAAGCGTCTGGGTGTTGATATCGAGAAGGAATCCGAGAGGATCCTCGCTGAAATCGCCGAAGCCAAAGTGCAAGCATTGATTGGTCTCCGCAAAATCTACGAAAACCCATATCTCCACGACGATGCCGTTACTTTTATCGCACCCGACTTTGTCGCTGATTTGGCTGGTCACCACGGAaccgagcagcagcaggccaacGAAAACTTCATGCTCGCTTTGGCTCTTTGCCATACCGTCATGGCCGAACGCACGCCTGGAGACCCGCCTTCTATGATCTTCAAGGCTCAATCCCCCGACGAAGAGGCTTTGGTCGCTACGGCTCGTGATATGGGCTTTGTTGTATTGGGCAACAATTCTGATGGTATCAATCTTGACGTCATGGGTGAAGAACGCCACTATCCTCTCCTCAACACTATCGAGTTCAACTCCACCCGAAAGCGAATGAGTACAATTATCCGGATGCCTGATGGTAAAATTATGCTGTTCTGCAAGGGTGCCGACTCGGTCATCTACGCCCGACTCAAGAGGGGCGAGCAAAAGGAGCTGCGACAGGTCACTGCCGAACACTTGGAAATGTTTGCTCGCGAAGGTCTGCGTACCCTCTGCATCGCCCAAAAGGAACTCACCGAACAGGAATACCGTACATGGAAGAAGGAACacgacatcgccgccgctgccctgGAAAACCGTGAAGAGAAACTCGAGGCTGTTGCCGAGCTTATCGAACAGGATCTTATGCTTCTTGGAGGTACTGCCATTGAAGATCGTCTCCAAGATGGCGTGCCCGATACTATTCAGCTACTTGGTGAGGCCGGTATCAAGCTCTGGGTTCTGACCGGTGACAAAGTCGAGACTGCTATCAACATTGGTTTCTCCTGCAACCTGCTCAACAACGATATGGAGCTCATTCGCATCCAGgtcgacgaggaggccgcTGAAGGCGAAGGCGCTGAAGACATATTCATCTCTCACatcgagaagcagctggatgaGGGCCTGAAGTCGTTTGGCTTGACTGGTGGCGAGGAAGACCTTGCTGCAGCCAAAAAGAGCCACGAGCCCCCAGCTCCTACTCATGGATTGGTCATTGACGGTTTCTCGCTTCGATGGGCCTTGGATGACCGCCtgaagcagaagatgctCCTCCTGTGCAAGCAATGCCGATCCGTCTTGTGCTGCCGTGTCAGCCCTGCGCAAAAAGCTGCCGTTGTGTCCATGGTCAAGAATGGATTGGATGTCATGACGCTGTCTATTGGTGACGGTGCCAATGATGTTGCCATGATTCAAGAGGCCGATGTCGGTGTTGGTATTGCTGGTGTTGAGGGTCGACAGGCTTCCATGTCTTCTGACTATGCCATTGCCCAATTCCGATTCTTGCAGCGACTGGTGTTGGTTCACGGACGCTGGTCATACCGCCGCTTGGCCGAGTGTATTCCCAACTTTTTCTACAAGAACATGGTCTGGACTTTCAGCATTTTCTGGTTCTCCATTTACACCAATTTTGACATGACCTATCTCTTCGAGTACACCTATGTCCTGATGTTTAACCTGTTCTTCACCTCGATTCCTGTTGCCATCATGGGCATCCTCGACCAGGACGTTTCGGATTCCGTCTCATTGGCCGTACCCCAGCTGTATCGCCGTGGTATCGAACGACTGGAATGGACACAGAAGAAGTTTTG GCTATACATGCTTGATGGTATCTACCAATCCGTCATGGTTTTCTACATCCCATATCTGCTCTTTATGCCTGCTCGACCCGTGACGATGAACGGCCTAGGATTGGAAGACCGGTACCGATTTGGAGCCTATATTGCACACCCTGCCGTCTTGACCATCAACGCATACATCTTGATGAACACGTACCGATGGGACTGGCTCATGCTCCTTATTGTGGCTCTCAGTgatatcttcatcttcttctggaccGGCATCTACACATCGTTCACTTCGTCTGACCAGTTCTACGGAGCCGCCAAGGAGATTTATGGTGAGGCCACTTTCTGGGCCGTCTTCGTGCTTGTTCCCGtcatctgccttttcccGAGATTTGCCATCAAGTCTCTGCAGAAGGTCTTCTTCCCCTATGATGTGGACATTATTCGAGAGCAGGAGAGGCTGGGTGCCTTTGCTCATCTCAAGACGGAAAGCACCACGGTTGAGGCCGTCAGCGACGAGAAGAGCCAAAAGTCCAAGTCGTCCAGCAGCTCACGCCGGGCGGCGAAGCACGCTCAGTATGAGAGCGTCGACGAAGACTTGCGACCCATCTACCCCCCGTCGACAGTGACACGAACAACGACGCAAAACTATCACAGCCAGACTGGCAGTGACAGCACCAACTACACTGGCAACCGCTTCTCTCTCGAGGTGCCAGCGCAACAGACCCGACCAAGCATGGACCGAGCCAGGCCATC TTACGAGGCCAGCAGTGACTTCACCTCTGCTGCGCGACTGTCTCGCATCGAGTCAAGTCGGTCCCATGCTGCCTCGGGCCTTACTTCGCGGCTGCGCGGGCTGTCATTGACTAAGAGCAATAATGTATAG